One part of the Aurantibacillus circumpalustris genome encodes these proteins:
- a CDS encoding ABC transporter permease yields the protein MEFEIKPQNKFSLGLKELWEYRELFYFFTLRDIKVKYKQTVLGFLWAILQPLIMALLFTFVLGKAISTNSSLSMPYMVFALSGLVVWGIFSSGLNNAGNSMVTNANIIKKIYFPRLIIPISSVLVGLFDFFMALIVFLGYCFYKDIHFTLHALIYFPLAIFLTCIATFGAGSLLAALNVKYRDFRYIIPFLIQFLFFATPVVYSPTMITNKYVIWIFALNPMAAPIDIFRASIAGESFNLNSDLISIASSLVILIIGLVYFRKTEAYFADLA from the coding sequence ATGGAGTTTGAAATAAAACCGCAAAATAAATTTAGTCTCGGCTTAAAAGAACTTTGGGAATACCGCGAGTTGTTTTATTTTTTTACACTTCGTGATATTAAAGTAAAATACAAACAAACCGTTTTGGGTTTTCTCTGGGCCATCTTACAACCATTGATCATGGCCTTACTTTTTACTTTTGTGTTAGGAAAAGCTATCAGCACTAACTCTTCGCTCTCTATGCCATACATGGTATTTGCTTTAAGCGGACTGGTTGTGTGGGGAATTTTTTCTTCAGGCCTTAACAATGCAGGAAATAGCATGGTAACGAATGCTAACATTATTAAAAAAATCTATTTCCCGCGTTTAATTATTCCAATCTCTTCTGTACTTGTTGGTTTATTTGATTTTTTTATGGCTCTCATAGTTTTTTTAGGGTACTGTTTTTACAAGGACATTCATTTCACATTACACGCGCTTATCTATTTTCCGCTAGCTATATTTCTAACTTGCATTGCTACCTTTGGTGCAGGGAGTTTACTTGCAGCTTTAAATGTTAAGTACCGTGACTTTCGCTACATCATTCCTTTTCTAATTCAATTTTTATTTTTTGCTACACCCGTTGTTTATTCACCAACGATGATTACTAACAAGTACGTGATTTGGATTTTTGCATTAAACCCAATGGCCGCGCCTATTGATATCTTTAGGGCTTCAATTGCAGGAGAATCGTTTAACCTGAATAGTGACTTAATAAGCATTGCTTCATCACTAGTTATTTTGATAATAGGCTTGGTGTATTTTAGAAAAACCGAAGCTTATTTTGCGGATTTGGCTTAA
- the nusA gene encoding transcription termination factor NusA, whose amino-acid sequence MEGVNLIESFSEFKDIKNIDRATLMSIIEDVFRSMLIKKYGSDKNFDIIVNPDKGDVEIYKNRKIVDDEFAEDSFDYDENKHISFSDAQKIEPDFEIGEDVSEKVKLEDFGRRAVLSVRQNLVQKILELEKSEIYNKYKEKVGDVITAEVYQVWKKEIMLMDDEGNELLLPKTEQIPSDFFKKGDTVKAVVSKVDLKNGTPSIIVSRTSPVFLERLFETEVPEIFDGLITIKKIVREPGERAKVAVESYDDRIDPVGACVGMKGSRIHGIVRELKNENIDVINFTNNSTLLIQRSLSPAKITTIKIDEETKRAEVFLKPDQISLAIGKGGFNIKLAGKLTGYEIDVFRDTDIDVETEDVDLEEFSDEIEADIIEQLKSIGCDTAKSVLELSDDELIRRTGISVETIQSVRDVLSAEFED is encoded by the coding sequence ATGGAAGGCGTAAACCTGATAGAGTCGTTCTCGGAATTTAAAGACATCAAAAACATTGACCGAGCGACATTAATGAGCATTATTGAAGATGTGTTTCGTAGCATGCTTATAAAAAAATACGGCTCAGATAAAAATTTTGACATCATTGTTAATCCAGATAAGGGAGACGTAGAGATTTATAAAAACCGTAAAATTGTTGATGATGAGTTTGCAGAAGATTCTTTTGATTACGATGAGAATAAACACATTAGTTTTTCAGACGCCCAAAAGATAGAACCCGATTTTGAAATTGGAGAAGATGTTTCTGAAAAAGTAAAATTGGAAGACTTTGGTCGTCGTGCTGTATTATCGGTACGTCAGAACTTAGTTCAAAAAATTCTTGAACTTGAGAAAAGCGAAATCTATAACAAGTACAAGGAAAAAGTTGGAGATGTTATTACAGCGGAAGTATACCAGGTTTGGAAAAAAGAAATCATGTTGATGGACGATGAAGGAAACGAATTGTTGTTGCCTAAAACGGAACAAATTCCCTCAGACTTTTTCAAAAAAGGCGATACTGTTAAAGCGGTTGTATCTAAGGTAGATTTAAAAAATGGAACGCCATCGATTATTGTTTCCCGTACATCGCCAGTGTTCTTAGAGCGTTTGTTTGAAACAGAAGTGCCTGAAATTTTTGATGGATTAATTACAATTAAGAAAATTGTACGCGAGCCAGGTGAAAGAGCAAAAGTAGCTGTTGAAAGTTATGATGATAGAATTGATCCAGTTGGCGCTTGTGTTGGTATGAAGGGATCTAGAATTCATGGTATTGTACGCGAATTAAAAAACGAGAACATTGATGTTATTAATTTCACGAATAATTCAACTTTATTAATTCAACGTTCGTTAAGTCCTGCAAAGATTACAACTATTAAAATTGATGAAGAGACGAAACGTGCTGAGGTGTTTTTAAAGCCTGATCAGATTAGCTTGGCGATTGGAAAAGGAGGATTTAATATTAAATTAGCTGGAAAATTGACAGGTTACGAAATTGATGTGTTCCGTGACACAGATATTGATGTTGAGACGGAAGACGTAGATTTGGAAGAGTTTTCTGACGAAATTGAAGCAGATATTATCGAACAACTTAAATCAATTGGTTGCGACACAGCTAAATCTGTTTTAGAATTGAGCGACGACGAGCTTATTCGCCGCACGGGTATAAGTGTAGAGACAATACAAAGTGTGCGAGATGTTCTGAGTGCCGAATTTGAAGACTAA
- the infB gene encoding translation initiation factor IF-2 codes for MSEGAKTLRLSKVAKEFNLSLGKIVEFLGSKGLPVDSNPNAKIGDEEYNHLLKEFSSDKSAREEAETVAQNNNKLKRETIVLDEIKPKKQKDEEADEVVIKDLTLSNAEEVPLKTTPEEKEIAEPKRKTEIKIDTPIIKKEPVVSEGPKVVGKVDLDSMNLKTKPDKKTKKEKDAEKVTKSEAAAETESTKRVKKKIVEEVEEEPPVEKKEEAPEVKEEFLITKYEKLEGPKILGRVELPVIKETPKKAANNTAASAADKKKRKRIRKGGLSQEEIKKVGKEQSAIARERAKEKYGDPRAKKPTGATTPGKPRHELTEEEIQAQIKETLARLSEKGNKSKTSKYRREKRGEIRDKMAERAEIAEADKKLLTVAEFVSANQLAQMMDVQVTQIISTCMSLGLFVSINQRLDAETISIVAEEFGYKVEFGTAEELESIKEDEKDAPEDLMQRPPIVTVMGHVDHGKTSLLDFIRKANVVAGEAGGITQHIGAYNVKLVDGRSMTFLDTPGHEAFTAMRARGAKITDIAIIVIAADDNIMPQTKEAINHAQAAAVPMIFAINKIDRPGANPDKIREGLSAMNILVEEWGGKYQCQEVSAKQGLNIDLLLEKVLLEADMMDLKANPDRNAVGSVIEASMEEGRGYVSTILVQSGTLRVGDIMLAGSFSGRVRAMFNERGVKVESAGPSHPVKVLGLSGAPQAGDKFNVMNDEREARDIANKRLQLQREQGIRTHKHITLDEIGRRLAIGDFKELNVIVKGDVDGSIEALADSLLKLTTEKVAVNIIHKSVGAISESDVLLASASNAIIIGFQVRPSTSARKLAEVEEIDIRLYSIIYDAINEIKAAMEGMLAPEFEEKIVCNIEVREVFKITRVGTIAGCYVLDGKVTRNTKVRVIRDGIVIHTGSLGSLKRFKDDVKEVAFGYECGLDIEGFNDIVVGDIIEGYDMIEIKAKL; via the coding sequence ATGTCAGAAGGAGCTAAAACACTTCGATTAAGCAAGGTGGCTAAAGAATTCAATCTTTCTCTCGGGAAGATAGTGGAATTCCTTGGCTCTAAGGGTTTGCCTGTGGATAGTAATCCCAACGCTAAGATTGGCGATGAGGAGTACAACCATTTGCTGAAAGAATTCTCAAGTGATAAATCAGCTCGCGAAGAAGCTGAAACGGTTGCTCAAAACAACAATAAGCTAAAACGCGAAACAATAGTTTTAGACGAGATAAAGCCTAAGAAACAAAAGGATGAAGAAGCAGATGAAGTGGTTATTAAAGACCTTACTTTATCAAACGCTGAAGAAGTTCCATTAAAGACAACCCCTGAAGAAAAGGAAATCGCTGAACCAAAAAGAAAAACGGAAATTAAGATTGATACACCTATCATAAAAAAAGAGCCTGTAGTTAGTGAAGGCCCTAAGGTTGTTGGTAAGGTTGATCTTGATTCCATGAATCTTAAAACCAAGCCCGATAAGAAAACAAAAAAGGAAAAGGATGCGGAGAAGGTTACAAAATCGGAAGCAGCAGCAGAGACAGAAAGCACAAAGAGAGTAAAAAAGAAAATAGTCGAAGAAGTAGAAGAAGAGCCGCCAGTAGAAAAGAAAGAAGAGGCTCCGGAAGTGAAAGAAGAATTCCTAATTACCAAGTATGAAAAACTGGAAGGACCAAAAATTCTTGGAAGGGTAGAGTTGCCTGTAATTAAGGAAACGCCCAAAAAGGCTGCAAATAATACTGCCGCTAGCGCAGCTGATAAGAAAAAACGTAAGCGGATCCGAAAAGGAGGCTTGTCGCAAGAAGAAATTAAAAAGGTTGGAAAAGAACAATCTGCAATTGCTCGTGAAAGAGCAAAGGAAAAATATGGAGATCCACGGGCTAAGAAACCTACAGGCGCAACAACACCTGGTAAGCCTCGCCATGAGTTAACTGAAGAGGAAATTCAGGCACAGATTAAAGAGACACTCGCGCGTTTGAGTGAGAAGGGTAATAAGTCAAAAACATCAAAATATCGCCGTGAGAAGCGTGGAGAGATTCGCGATAAAATGGCTGAGAGGGCTGAAATTGCGGAAGCAGACAAAAAGCTACTAACGGTTGCTGAGTTTGTGAGCGCAAATCAATTGGCACAAATGATGGATGTTCAGGTAACGCAGATTATTTCTACCTGTATGTCTTTAGGTTTATTTGTTTCGATTAATCAACGTTTGGATGCTGAAACTATTTCTATTGTAGCTGAAGAGTTTGGTTATAAGGTAGAATTTGGCACCGCAGAAGAATTAGAGTCTATAAAAGAAGACGAAAAAGATGCACCAGAGGATTTAATGCAAAGACCGCCAATTGTCACGGTTATGGGTCACGTAGATCATGGTAAAACGTCGTTACTTGACTTTATTCGTAAAGCGAATGTGGTTGCTGGTGAAGCAGGAGGAATTACTCAGCATATTGGAGCATACAATGTAAAGCTGGTTGACGGGCGAAGTATGACTTTTCTTGACACGCCTGGTCACGAGGCGTTTACCGCGATGCGTGCACGCGGAGCAAAAATCACAGATATAGCTATTATCGTGATTGCTGCTGATGATAACATTATGCCACAAACAAAAGAGGCAATTAATCACGCTCAGGCAGCAGCTGTTCCGATGATTTTTGCTATTAATAAAATTGACAGACCGGGAGCTAATCCTGATAAAATACGTGAAGGCTTATCAGCCATGAATATTTTGGTAGAAGAGTGGGGAGGTAAATATCAATGCCAGGAAGTATCAGCGAAACAAGGCTTGAACATTGATTTACTTTTAGAAAAAGTATTGCTGGAAGCTGACATGATGGATCTTAAGGCAAATCCTGATAGAAACGCTGTAGGTTCAGTAATTGAAGCGAGTATGGAAGAAGGACGTGGATATGTGTCCACAATACTTGTTCAATCAGGTACTTTAAGAGTTGGAGATATTATGTTGGCTGGAAGTTTCAGCGGACGCGTGCGTGCCATGTTTAATGAGCGTGGTGTAAAAGTTGAATCCGCAGGCCCTTCTCATCCAGTTAAAGTATTAGGATTGAGCGGTGCGCCGCAGGCAGGAGATAAGTTTAATGTGATGAATGATGAGAGAGAGGCACGTGATATTGCAAATAAGCGTTTACAATTGCAGCGTGAACAAGGAATTAGAACTCATAAACACATTACCCTAGATGAGATTGGAAGACGTTTAGCGATTGGTGACTTTAAAGAATTAAACGTGATTGTAAAAGGTGACGTAGACGGTTCTATCGAAGCTTTAGCAGATTCGTTGTTAAAATTAACAACCGAAAAAGTTGCTGTTAATATTATTCACAAATCGGTTGGAGCAATTAGTGAGAGTGATGTTTTGTTAGCTTCTGCTTCAAATGCAATTATTATTGGTTTCCAGGTACGTCCTAGCACAAGTGCCCGTAAGTTAGCTGAGGTTGAAGAAATTGATATTCGTTTATATTCGATTATTTACGATGCTATTAACGAAATTAAGGCGGCCATGGAAGGTATGTTGGCTCCTGAGTTCGAAGAAAAAATCGTTTGTAATATTGAGGTGCGCGAGGTATTTAAAATTACCCGTGTTGGTACGATTGCAGGGTGTTATGTGCTTGATGGAAAAGTTACTCGTAATACAAAAGTGCGCGTAATTCGTGATGGTATTGTAATTCACACAGGTTCTTTAGGCTCACTAAAACGCTTTAAAGATGATGTGAAAGAAGTTGCTTTCGGTTATGAGTGTGGACTTGACATAGAAGGCTTTAACGACATCGTTGTTGGAGACATTATTGAAGGTTACGATATGATTGAGATTAAAGCGAAACTATAA
- a CDS encoding c-type cytochrome codes for MKQYFILFINLLFLYSCDTRSNKVPAPKVLEKPLVEIYKAPDTSDLKDDEWGRQVKYGRRLIENTSYYIGPEGIVSKNLGNKMTCTNCHLNNGTKPFGLNFFNSHKTYPQYRARENAILTMSDRVNNCIERPHSGKPLKLDSKEMNAIVSYIKWVGEKYDPEKHQGYSLKYVDYERLQADPKRGEAVYLKQCKTCHQEDGQGEMNVEGTKYTYPPLWGLKSYQEGSSMHRVIKAASFIKYNMPDKIATLEKPVLTDQEALDVAAFINDGSIHPRPKAKPGHVDYANIKTKPIDYFKAPYLDGFSEKEHMFGPWDEIEKFYTDKGLKANK; via the coding sequence ATGAAACAGTACTTCATCCTTTTTATTAACTTGTTGTTTTTGTATTCCTGTGACACAAGAAGCAATAAAGTGCCAGCACCAAAAGTTCTAGAAAAACCATTAGTAGAAATTTACAAGGCTCCTGACACAAGCGATTTAAAGGACGATGAATGGGGAAGGCAAGTAAAGTACGGTCGACGTTTGATTGAAAATACAAGTTATTATATCGGACCTGAAGGCATCGTAAGTAAAAATCTTGGAAATAAAATGACGTGCACCAATTGTCATTTAAATAATGGTACTAAACCATTTGGACTAAATTTTTTTAATTCTCATAAAACATATCCTCAATACAGAGCGAGGGAGAATGCGATTTTGACAATGTCAGACCGTGTGAACAATTGTATTGAAAGACCTCATAGCGGTAAGCCCTTAAAGCTGGACTCTAAAGAAATGAATGCAATTGTTTCTTATATTAAATGGGTGGGAGAAAAGTATGATCCAGAAAAGCACCAAGGTTACTCGTTAAAATACGTTGATTATGAAAGATTACAAGCGGATCCGAAAAGGGGCGAAGCAGTATATTTAAAACAATGCAAAACCTGTCACCAAGAAGATGGTCAAGGGGAAATGAATGTGGAAGGCACTAAATATACTTATCCGCCTCTGTGGGGGTTAAAAAGTTACCAAGAGGGCTCAAGCATGCACCGTGTTATTAAGGCTGCAAGTTTTATTAAATACAATATGCCTGATAAAATTGCCACACTCGAAAAACCTGTTCTAACTGATCAGGAAGCTTTAGATGTAGCAGCTTTTATTAATGATGGGAGTATTCATCCACGTCCGAAAGCAAAGCCAGGACACGTTGATTATGCAAACATTAAAACCAAACCGATTGATTATTTTAAAGCACCATACTTGGATGGTTTTTCGGAGAAGGAACATATGTTTGGTCCTTGGGACGAAATAGAAAAATTTTATACGGATAAGGGTTTAAAGGCGAATAAATAG